Proteins found in one Neomonachus schauinslandi chromosome 1, ASM220157v2, whole genome shotgun sequence genomic segment:
- the MKRN2OS gene encoding MKRN2 opposite strand protein yields the protein MGIKKNVHSSSDQLKGRSLGVVYNYTTHGVQRDEAGWEQSVSIPLLQPGMFGLMDQWDKYLDDFSATGAWLPQRYEEDRHNCYSYTLTFINCILTTEGKEQLGKDEFIEKYVVPRTRKASKYITLYRVIEERGFYVTDHPDEETDPPEGSAAC from the exons ATGGGCATCAAGAAAAATGTTCATTCCTCCTCAGACCAACTCAAGGGACGTTCCTTAG GAGTTGTGTATAATTACACCACGCACGGCGTCCAGCGAGACGAAGCAGGGTGGGAGCAGAGTGTAAGCATCCCGTTACTGCAGCCTGGCATGTTTGGACTGATGGATCAGTGGGACAAGTACCTGGACGACTTCTCCGCCACGGGGGCCTGGCTGCCCCAGAG GTATGAAGAAGACCGTCACAACTGCTACAGTTACACCCTCACATTCATTAACTGCATCCTGACCACAGAAGGCAAGGAGCAACTGGGCAAAGACGAGTTCATTGAGAAGTATGTGGTTCCACGGACGAGGAAGGCCTCCAAGTACATCACACTGTACCGGGTGATAGAAGAGCGTGGCTTCTACGTGACCGACCACCCGGATGAAGAGACAGACCCTCCTGAGGGGAGCGCTGCGTGCTGA